In Bradyrhizobium erythrophlei, a single genomic region encodes these proteins:
- a CDS encoding PRC-barrel domain-containing protein, which yields MFAKAFTAALASTALLATIASAQTPTPTTDRADTAASSSTSGSTTLSSSQLQGDWRASKVVGLSVYNENNEKLGSINDLLMDKGGNIKAVVLGVGGFLGMGEHLVAVPLEKVKFSSEAIAYTGTASTGTPGAGGGSMANRPANPTTMPPTTTGSAGTASATKSNPWYPDHAVFNANKDELKSMPEFKYAQ from the coding sequence ATGTTCGCAAAAGCTTTCACGGCGGCGTTGGCCAGCACGGCGCTACTCGCCACCATCGCATCGGCGCAAACCCCGACCCCGACCACCGACCGCGCAGATACGGCTGCGAGCTCGAGCACATCGGGTTCGACGACACTGTCAAGCTCGCAGTTGCAGGGCGACTGGCGCGCCTCGAAGGTCGTGGGGCTGAGCGTCTACAACGAAAACAACGAGAAGCTCGGTTCGATCAATGACCTCTTGATGGACAAGGGCGGGAACATCAAGGCGGTGGTGCTTGGCGTCGGCGGCTTCCTCGGCATGGGCGAACACCTCGTTGCTGTTCCGCTGGAGAAAGTGAAGTTCTCCAGTGAAGCCATCGCCTATACCGGCACGGCCAGCACCGGCACGCCGGGCGCGGGTGGCGGCAGCATGGCCAATCGCCCGGCCAATCCGACCACGATGCCTCCGACCACGACGGGTTCGGCCGGCACCGCGAGCGCGACCAAGTCCAATCCCTGGTATCCCGACCACGCGGTGTTCAACGCGAAC
- a CDS encoding formyltransferase family protein: MFDTVILLTGPIERAVLPSALLGHNPGLTVVSIERASELAGLSEAVLKRSRLIAFVTPVIVPRSILALVGYGAFNFHPGPPTYPGWAPAHFAIYDQAADFGATVHAMVEQVDAGPIIELASFPIPPHTTVLGLEGLAYAHLALLFWRTAKWLATDRDPPPALPVAWSNRKYSRQNYRAMCEIPLDISKSELERRLKVFGGNYFGVAPSIRLHGVEFRAVTEPQAVSELETLGRN, from the coding sequence ATGTTCGATACCGTTATCCTCCTGACCGGCCCGATCGAACGAGCGGTTCTGCCGTCGGCGCTGCTCGGCCATAACCCCGGCCTCACCGTGGTGTCGATCGAGCGCGCGAGCGAACTGGCCGGCTTGAGCGAAGCGGTGCTGAAGCGTTCGCGGCTGATCGCCTTCGTGACGCCGGTGATCGTGCCGCGGTCGATTTTGGCTCTGGTCGGTTACGGCGCTTTCAACTTTCATCCGGGACCGCCGACTTATCCCGGATGGGCGCCGGCGCATTTTGCAATCTACGATCAGGCGGCGGATTTCGGCGCGACCGTCCATGCCATGGTCGAACAGGTCGATGCCGGTCCGATCATCGAACTCGCCTCGTTTCCAATTCCGCCGCACACCACGGTGCTCGGGCTCGAAGGTCTCGCTTATGCCCATCTCGCGCTTTTGTTCTGGCGCACGGCGAAGTGGCTGGCGACGGACCGCGATCCTCCGCCGGCTCTGCCAGTTGCGTGGAGCAACAGGAAATATTCGCGCCAGAACTATCGCGCGATGTGCGAGATCCCGCTCGACATTTCCAAGAGCGAACTCGAGCGGCGGCTGAAGGTGTTCGGCGGCAACTACTTCGGCGTCGCGCCGTCGATCCGTCTGCACGGCGTCGAATTCCGCGCCGTCACCGAGCCCCAAGCGGTGAGTGAACTCGAGACGCTCGGCAGAAACTGA
- a CDS encoding response regulator, which produces MAPVPPNILVVEDDRETRTLIAKYLRNNACNVTTANDGREMSRAMTDHRVDLVILDVMLPGEDGLSLCRKIRGESQVPIIMLTARGEDVDRILGLEMGADDYLAKPFNPRELLARINAVLRRQAAAQTASAVMGATALNFQGWRIDFRLRELRNPAGARVAMTSAEFDLLRAFCERPGRVLSRDSLLDLTQGRNAGSFERSIDVLVSRIRRKIETDPQDSSMIKTVRSGGYLFTPTVEPAAMPVDGAK; this is translated from the coding sequence ATGGCCCCCGTACCGCCGAACATTCTTGTCGTCGAAGACGACCGCGAAACGCGGACGCTGATCGCGAAATATCTCCGTAACAACGCCTGCAACGTCACGACGGCCAATGATGGGCGCGAGATGAGCCGCGCCATGACCGACCATCGCGTCGACCTCGTGATCCTCGACGTCATGTTGCCCGGCGAGGATGGCCTGAGCCTATGCCGGAAGATCCGCGGCGAGTCGCAGGTGCCGATCATCATGCTGACCGCGCGCGGCGAGGACGTCGACCGCATCCTCGGCCTCGAGATGGGCGCCGACGATTATCTCGCAAAGCCCTTCAATCCCCGCGAACTGCTCGCCCGCATCAATGCCGTGTTGCGCCGCCAGGCAGCGGCGCAAACCGCAAGCGCGGTGATGGGCGCAACCGCGCTGAACTTCCAGGGCTGGCGGATCGACTTCCGCCTCCGCGAACTGCGCAACCCGGCCGGCGCGCGCGTGGCGATGACGTCAGCTGAATTCGACCTGCTTCGCGCCTTCTGCGAACGCCCGGGCCGGGTGCTGTCGCGCGACAGCCTGCTCGACCTGACGCAGGGCCGCAACGCCGGTTCTTTCGAACGATCCATCGACGTGCTAGTAAGCCGCATCCGCCGCAAGATCGAAACCGACCCGCAGGACTCCAGCATGATCAAGACCGTGCGCTCGGGCGGATATCTGTTCACACCGACGGTGGAGCCTGCGGCGATGCCGGTCGACGGAGCCAAATGA